The Pseudomonas graminis region TTGCATTCAGGATGTGTTTGCCGGTGCTGGTTTTGAGAAAGTTGGCGCCCTCCTCAATCGCCACACAGCTTGCGCCGTGAATAACCTGCGGATCACGCAGCACACCGGTTTCCAGCGTGACGGTCAACGCTGCCCGACCGCACCTGGTCTTGCAGGCATTGATGATCTCAGCGCCAATCTGCCTGTCCCCGCCAAGCAACGCATAAAAAGGGTAAACCAGATCAATTTCGTCGGCCCCCGCGAGAATCGCCGCCTGGGTTTCCAGCTCGGCTGAACTGACAGAAGCCGAACCGCTCGGAAAGTTAACCGCTGCCACGACCTTGATCTCGCGCGCATGAAGGCTGTCGAGTGTGCGCCGCGCCAGTCCTGCGAACCTGGGCATGACGCAGACGGCGGCAACCTGCCCGACCGGTGTCAGTGCTCTATGACACAAGGCAACAATTTTTTCCGGCGTGTCGTCAGCATTCAGTGAAGCCAACTCCATCAGACCAATAGCCAGTTGCGCCAATGACGCATCGACCTCATACACGTCAATCGCCGCATTTATGTCGTTCATTACATACCCTCAATGCCTTTGCTTGAGGCGACGATAATCGAGAATGCCGCTGCCTGAACGTCCACAAAGACGCAAAAGAGCCAGACTACGTCATTACAAGAATTGTCCGAAGGACGTTGCCTGCACGAGCATTGGAAATGGGGCTGCTGCATCGAAAAAAGGAACTGATGGCGGTCGATAACCAAGCCACTTCAGCGAGTGATCACCAGAGGGTGCCCACGCTCGGGATGGGGTTGCACCAGAACATCCAGGCCAAATACCGACATCAGCGCTTCAGGCGTCAGCACTTGCTGTGGCGTGCCAGATAAATACGCGAGACCTTGACTCAGCAACAACAAGCGATCGCAATAACGGGCCGCCAGGTTCAAATCATGCAGGATCACCATCACCGCGCCGCCACGGTCGGCGAACGCGCGAACGGCCAACAGCGTGGTGTGTTGGTGCAATGGGTCGAGCGCCGAGGTGGGCTCGTCCAGCAACAGAACCTGCCCCTCCTCCCCAGGCCAAACCTGAGCCAGCGCCCGCGCTAGATGGACCCGCTGACGCTCGCCCCCCGACAGCGTCAGATAGCTGCGGCCGAGCAGGTGCATTGCATCGGCGGCCTCGAGGGCATGCTGGATGATTTCACCGTCACGTTGCTGACCGCTTTCATGGGGCAAGCGGCCCATAGCGATCACTTCCTCGACCTTGAACGCGAAATTCAATGTCGAGGCCTGCGGCAGCACAGCCAATCGCCGCGCCCGCTCAGAGCCACGCCACTGCTTCAGTGGAATGTCGTCCAGCGACACCTCGCCGTGGGACGGGGCAAGCTCGCCGCACAAAGCCGCCAACAGCGTACTTTTGCCAGCACCATTGGGGCCCAGCACGCCGAGCATCTGACCGGGCGCCACGGCCAAGTCGATATAGGCCAACACCTGTTTGCCATCACGGATGATGCCGAGGTCCTTGGCGATCATCATCAGTTACGCCCTCGAACCAGCAGGAAAAGGAAAAAAGGCGCGCCGATGAATACGGTGACAATCCCGATCGGCAGCTCCGCGGGCGCCATCACCAGCCGGGCGAAGATGTCTGCGAAGAGCAGCAGCGTCGCGCCGGCCAGCGCCGAGGCGGGAAGAACAACGCGGTGGTCCGGCCCGGTCAGCAGTCGCACCAGGTGCGGCACGATCAGGCCGATGAAACCGATGAGCCCCGCCGCCGCGACGGCTGCCCCCACACCAAGTGCGATGCACAGAATCAGCTCGCGCTTGAGGCGTTCGACCTCGATGCCCAGATGACGCGCCTCCGATTCTCCAAGCAGCAGCGCGTTAAGCGCTTTGGCTCGACGCGGGAGCCACAGGATCACCGCCACGCAAACCAGTAAAAGAGGCCAGAGCCGTGCATAACTGGCACCGTTGAGCGTGCCCAGATTCCAGAACGTCAGCGTGCGCAGGCTGGCGTCATCGGCGAGATACGTGAACAGGCCGATGATCGACCCGGCCAGCGCAGTCATCGCCACGCCGGCCAGCAGCATGGTACTGACGCTGGTCCGGCCATCACGGCGTCCGAGCCGATAGACGATTGACGTGATCCCAAGCCCTCCGGCGAAGGCGCAGATTGAAAGCAGATAAGGCTGGAATGTCTCAGGCAAACCGCCTATGGATGCTCCGGCGACAATGGCCACCGCCGCGCCCAGTGCCGCGCCACTGGAAACCCCGACCAGACCGGGATCCGCGAGAGGGTTACGAAACAAACCCTGCATCGCCACACCGGACACGGCCAGCACAGCACCGACAGCCAGCCCAAGCAACGTACGGGGCAGGCGAATCTGGCCCACGATCAGTTCCGCCTGCTGAAGGTTGTCCTCCGCCACCGGCACGCCCATCAGATGAAGCAGCGCGCGCAGGGTGTCCAGCATCGGAAGACTGACCGGGCCGAGGGCGAGGGACAGCCATATCGCCAGCAAGCAGGCAAATCCCAGCGCGATGAACAGCGTCTTGGGGGCGAGATCAAGCTTCATTGAGCGCTCGAGACCCTGGCGTTGAGCAGTGCGGCATCAGGATAGAACGCGTCTGCCAGTGACTTGACTGCGTCCGGCAATCGGGGCCCAAGACCGCCCACCAGTAACGTCGGATCAATCTCGATCACGCGGTTATCCCGGACGGCCCTGGTTGCCGCGAGCAGCGGATTTTCACGCAGCAATGCCTCCCGTGGCTGAACGCTGTTTTGCGCCCGGTCGCTGACCACGAGCACGTCTGGATTCAGTCCGCTCATCGCCTCAGTGGAAAACACATTGTAGCCGCTATGGGCAGCCAGATTGCGGCCGCCAGCCTGAGTGATCAGCCAGTCGCCGACAGTGCCTGCGCCAGCCACCATCGGCGCGCTCCCCGCGTGGCTCACCAGCAACAGAACACCCGGCGCGGCACGCTTCAGTTGCGTCACTCGCTGATGCTCCGTCGCAAGCCGATGGATGTATTGGTCGCTCAACTGCCGCGCCTCGCCCTCCCTGCCCAGTAATGCGCCGAGTCTTTCAAGACTGGCCTGGAGCGCGGGCAGCTCTGCACTGGCCGACAACACCTCGACCTGCACGCCGGCCGTACGCAGTTGCTGGATAACTGGCGGCGGGCCCATTTCTTCGGTGCCTATCAGAACGTTCGGACGCAACGTGAGGATGCCTTCCGCCGACAGCTGTCGCTGGTAACCGATGCCCGGCAGCGATTTGACCGACCGCGGGTGCTGGCTCGTGCTGTCCACGCCCACCAGACGCGACTCTCCGCCCAGAGCGACTATCCATTCCGTCAAGGCGCCGCCGGCACTGACCCACCGCTGCGGCTCGGGTGAAGCGGCGGCTGCCAGGTGGGCGATAAAAAGCCCCGTGACGATCGCGATCAATCGGGAGGTGAAGCGCATAAGCGGTGGGTCCTCTATAAAGGAAGGCTCAGTCGATCACCTCAAGGTGCGACCGATCGGATTTCGTTCATCGACTGGCGGGTTTGACTGCTGGCAGAATGCGCAGCCTGCTACGGCCAGGCATTTGATAATTATTTGCATTTGAGCGTCAAGCGCCAAGGAGACCCCGCTGAAATACCTGTGCGACAGCGCTGCGCTGATTGAAGGCAAAAGCCTCGGATTCGATGTCAATGAGTTCAAGATTCTGGCCGTCCGGCGAGGCGGTCAGGTTTATGTGTACGCCAATAGGTGTCCCCATCGAGGGGTGGCGCTGGAATGGCAGCCCGATGAGTTTCTCGATGCCAGCGCCAGTCTGATCCAATGCGCCACCCACGGTGCGCTGTTCCTGATCGAAAGCGGCGAGTGCGTCGCCGGCCCTTGCGAGGGCAAATCCCTGAGGGCCATCGACTGCAGCGAAGACGCTCAGGGCATCTGGATTAATCCAGTGGCACCGGACTGAGCGGGCGCGTTTCCGAGAGATGAATCTCAAGCCGCCGATCAATGCGCACTTCGTCAGGGGTCAGCTCCACGCCATACGCCAGGACTTCAACCCCTGCCGCAGCCGCCTCAAGCAAGGCTGAGGCGTAGGCCGCGTCGATTTCGGCGGCGGGCCGCACGGCATCGATCCCTGTCAGGTTCACGCAATACAGCAACACTGCGCGCACGCCCTCCCTGGCCAACGCTGCCAATTCACGCAGGTGCTTCGCGCCGCGCTGAGTGACAGCATCGGGAAACGCAGCGACCCGGCTGTCATCAAAACCCAGGGTCACGCTTTTGACTTCCAAGTACAACGGGCCATCGGGGTAATCCAGACGGAAGTCAACGCGGCTGTTTTCCTGACCGTAGGCGACTTCTCGCTTAAGCGCCGTAAACCCCGCCAACTCCGTAATCACGCCGTCCAGAAGCGCTTCTTCTACCAGCTTGTTGGCGCGCGCGGTGTTGACGCAGGCGAGCCGACCCTGTGGCGTTTCGGTGATTTCCCAGGTGCCCGGAAGCTTGCGCTTGGGGTCATTGGACCTGCTGAACCAGACGCGGCCACCCGGCATCATGCAATTGAACATGGAGCCCGTATTGGGGCAGTGAATCGTCAGCAGCTCGCCGCTGGCGGTCTCGATGTCGGCGAGGAAGCGCTTGTAGCGCTGGATCAGCCGGCCTTCTTCAAGCGAGGGAGTAAAACGCATCAGCCTTGCCAGCTCCGCAGGCCACGACCTATTCGCTCGACCGCTTCCTGAAGCCGAGGCAAGCTCTGGGTGTAGGCGAAGCGCACGTGATGGCCGGCGCGGTAGCGACCGAAATCCAGCCCGGGTGTGAACGCGACGTGCTCGGTTTCCAGAAAGTGATGGCAGAACGCAAACGCATCACCGCCGAATGCGCTGATGTCTGCGTATAGATAGAAGGCGCCTTCCGGTTCCACGGCAATGGTGAAACCCAGTTCGCGCAGCGCCGGAAGCAGGAAATCACGACGGCGGGCAAACTCGGCTCGACGTTGTTCAAGGATCTCCAGGGTTTGCGGCTCGAAGCAGGCAAGCGCCGCACTTTGCGCCATGCTCGGCGCGCTGATGTAGAGATTCTGCGCCAGTTTTTCCAGATCGCCGACCGCCGCCTCGGGGGCAACCAGCCAACCGAGTCGCCAACCGGTCATGCCGAAATACTTGGAAAAACTATTCAGCACGAAGGCGTCATTGTCGACTTCCAGCACGCTGCTCGCGTCGGTGCCGTAGGTCAAACCATGGTAAATCTCGTCAACCACAAGGTGCCCATCCCTCGCCTTGAGCGACGCCGAAAGCGCGGCCAACTCGTCGCGGTGCAGCAGCGTCCCGGTCGGATTAGCCGGTGACGCCACAAGCGCACCGACGCTGTCCTCGTTCCAGTGTTGAGCGACCAGATCGGCCGTCAGCTGATAGCGCACGTCCGGACCCACGGGCACCAGTTGAGCGGCGCCCTCCACCAGACGCAGAAAATGCCGGTTGCAGGGGTAACCCGGATCGGCCAGTAGCCAGTGTTTACCGGGATCGACCAGCAGACTCGCCGCCAGCAGCAACGCACCGGAACCGCCCGGCGTGATCAGAATCCGGCCCGGATCGACGTTCACGCCATAACGCTGAGCGTAAAAGCCCGAGATCGCCTCGCGCAATTCCGGCAGACCACGGGCCGCCGTGTATCGGGTCTTGCCAGCGGCCAACGCCGCCTGACCGGCCTTGATGATCGGCTCGGCCGTAGTGAAATCCGGCTCGCCTATCTCAAGGTGGATGACGTCATGCCCCGCCGCTTGCAGTTCATTCGCCCGCGCCAGCAGCGCCATCACATGAAAGGGTTCTATGGCGCGGCTGCGCGCACTGTAGGGCTGTGGCATAGGCCTTCCTTTGGTGAGGGGTGGCGAGAGAAGTCGCCGATTCTACCCATCCGCCCGAGAGGGCTACAGCGTTTATCCGCCTGGGCAGCAGCAACTTGCAATCGACAGGCCGGCAAACCGGGGACTTGCGCCACACGCACTAAACTCGGCGCACTGCAAAAATAGATAAAACCGGGCGCTCAGGCTGTGGTCATAGTTCGGGTGCGTGCTGCAGGCCATCCTCGACAACCGGGAGTAGCGCGCTCCGATTCGATCTGGTAAGTTCGCCCGCTTGCAGCCGCAGGGCCGGCAGGTGTCGGCGATGGATCTTAACCTGTGTAATGGCTTAGAAGAGTGAGAGGCGGTCCGTTCATGCCCACCGAAGAAAAGCAAAAGAGCACCCCGGCAATCAGTGGTTTCGAACCCTACGTTGCGACGAAGGGCGAGGAATACATGGGCGAACCCATGCGCAAGCACTTCACCAAAATCCTGTCCCAGTGGAAGCAGGATCTGATGGTAGAAGTTGACCGCACGGTTGTTCACATGAAGGACGAGGCGGCTAACTTCCCTGACCCTGCCGACCGTGCAAGCCAGGAAGAAGAGTTCGCACTGGAACTGCGCGCCCGCGATCGTGAGCGCAAGTTGATCAAGAAGATCGACAAGACGCTGCAGCTGATTCAAGACAAGGAATACGGCTGGTGCGAATCGTGCGGCGTCGAGATCGGTATCAAGCGCCTCGAGGCCCGTCCAACGGCTGACATGTGCGTTGACTGCAAAAGCCTCGCTGAAATCAAGGAAAAACAGGTCGGTAAATGACCCTGTTGCTCCAGTAGAAAAGGACGCCTCGGCGTCCTTTTTTTGTTTTGCCTATATCGATCTACCGAGCGGACAACGGTGCCGGCAGGAAGGCGCTACACGGATGCGTTGCGTTTTCCCACACAGCACGGCCAGTCGTCCGGTATTTCGTACGTTTTATTTCCAGTACCATCAGCGCCCATGAAAAACCCTTCCTATACAGGGCGCTTTGCGCCAACCCCCAGCGGTTATCTGCACTTCGGCTCTCTGGTCGCAGCGCTGGCCTCCTACCTCGACGCCCGCTCGGTCGGCGGGAAATGGCTGATGCGCATGGAGGATCTCGACCCTCCCCGCGAAGTCCAGGGTGCCCAGGCAGGAATACTCCAGACACTCGAAGCCTACGGATTCGAATGGGACGGCGAACTGGTGAGGCAAAGCGACCGGCATGAGGCTTATCAGGAGATCATCAATCGGTGGTTCAACCACGGGCTTGCTTACGCGTGCACCTGTTCGCGCAAGCAACTGGAAGACTACAACGGGATCTACCCGGGTTTTTGCCGCAACGCCGGGCACTCACCCGAAGACGCGGCCATCCGGATTCGGGTGCCTGAGCTGGAATACCGCTTCGAAGACCGGGTTCAGGGCGAGTTTCGTCAACATTTGGGGCGCGACGCGGGGGATTTCATCATTCGGCGACGGGACGGCTTCTACGCCTACCAACTGGCGGTTGTCCTGGACGACGGCTGGCAGGGCGTGACCGACATCGTACGCGGCGCCGATCTGCTCGACTCCACGCCACGTCAGCTGTACCTGCAAGAACTGCTGGGCCTGCCGCAACCACGTTACCTTCACGTGCCGCTGATCACACAACCCGACGGTCATAAGCTGGGGAAATCCTACCGTTCGCCGCCGCTGCCGCCTGATCAGGCCACGCCGCTGCTGCTCCGGGGTTTACGTGCCCTGGGGCAAAAGACGCCGGGTGAACTGAACGACGCGACACCCCGCGCGGTGCTGGACTGGGCCATTGCGCACTGGAATGCCGATTCGATACCTCGCCTCGGCGCTATCGAGGAAGCTCGAATAGACTGAGCTCCCGCGGCCGATTCATATGGGGCAGCACAAAGCTGGCGGAAACGTCGCTTGCAGCCCCATCGCCATCCGTTACCATGCCGCTCCGTCATCTCTTGTCAGTCAACCTGGGAGGCCAAATGTACATTTATCGATTGGTCCTGCTACTGGTGGTGGGCATCTATCTGTTCTCCCCGGCCATCATGGACTGGTGGATCGACGCGACGGGCGCCTGGTACAGGCCGTACATGCTGTGGCTGATCCTGATCGTAGTGACCTTCATTCTGCAGAGCCAACGAGATGCCGATGAGCTTTAGCCTGACCCAGATGATTCTGGTCAGTGCCGCCTACCTGACGGTGCTGTTCGGCGTTGCCTGGATCAGCGAACGTGGCCTGATCCCGCGCTGGATCATTCGTCACCCGCTGACCTACATACTGTCACTTGGCGTCTACGCCAGTGCGTGGGCGTTTTACGGCACGGTCGGCCTGGCCTACGAATACGGCTACGGCTTTCTGTCGAGTTACCTGGGTGTGTCCGGCGCTTTCCTGCTCGCCCCCGTTCTGCTTTACCCCATTCTCAAAATCACTCGCACCTACCAGCTCTCGTCCCTGGCCGATCTGTTCGCGTTCCGCTTTCGCAGCACCTGGGCGGGGGCATTGACGACGATCTTCATGCTGATCGGTGTGTTGCCATTGCTGGCGCTGCAGATTCAGGCCGTCGCCGACTCCATCGGCATTCTTACCCGGGAGCCTGTGCGCAACTACGTGGCCTTCGCGTTCTGCGTGCTGATCACACTGTTCACCATCTTCTTCGGCTCGCGCCATATCGCTACGCGGGAAAAACACGAAGGGCTGGTGTTCGCCATTGCCTTCGAGTCGGTCATCAAACTGGTCGCCATCGGCGGCATCGGTCTCTATGCGCTGTATGGCGTGTTCGACGGGCCGCAGAGCCTTGAACAATGGCTGCTGCAGAACCAAAGCGCACTGGCGGCATTGCACACGCCACTGCAGGAAGGCCCTTGGCGGACGCTGCTGCTGGTGTTCTTTGCCTCGGCCATCGTGATGCCGCACATGTATCACATGACCTTCACCGAGAACCTCAACCCGCGCTCGCTGGTCAGCGCCAGTTGGGGGCTGCCACTGTTTCTGCTGCTGATGAGTCTGGCAGTACCCCTGGTGCTGTGGGCCGGGCTGAAACTGGGCGCCACGACCAGCCCCGAGTACTTCACGCTGGGTATTGGCATCGCCGCCCACAGCAAGACCCTGGCCTTGCTTGGCTATATCGGCGGGCTTTCCGCGGCAAGCGGGCTGATCATCGTCACCACGCTGGCGCTGTCCGGCATGGCGCTGAACCACCTGGTGCTGCCGCTTTATCAGCCGCCAGCCGAAGGCAATATCTATCGCTGGCTGAAGTGGACCCGGCGCGGCCTGATCGTCGCGATCATCATGGCCGGGTTTGGCTTTTATCTGCTGCTTGGCGCCAAGCAGAATCTCGCGAATCTGGGCATCGTTGCGTTCGTAGCGACGTTGCAATTTCTGCCCGGTGTGCTGTCCGTTCTGTACTGGCCGGCTGCCAACCGTCGCGGTTTCATGGCGGGGCTGATCGCCGGCATCGCGGTCTGGACTTTCAGCATGTTGCTGCCGCTGATCGGCGACTTCCAGGGGTTCTACATCCCGCTGCTGAACATGATTTACGTGCTGGATGACACCAGCTGGCATATGGCGGCAATTGCCTCTCTAGCGGCCAACGTGCTGGTTTTCACCCTGATTTCGCTGTTCAGCAATCCCAGTCCCGAAGAGGCGAGTGCGGCCGAGGCCTGCGCGGTGGACAACGTTCGCCGCCCCCAGCGCCGCGAACTGCACGCAGCCTCTCCTCAGGAGTTTGCGACCCAACTGGCCAAACCCTTGGGCGCGAAGGCCGCGCAGAAGGAAGTCGAACAGGCGCTGCGGGATCTTTACCTGCCGTTCGACGAGCGCCGGCCATATGCGCTGCGGCGTTTACGCGACCGTATCGAAGCCAACCTCTCCGGGCTGATGGGACCAAGTGTTGCCCAGGACATGGTCGAGACGTTCCTGCCGTACAAGTCCGGCAGCGAGAACTATGTCACCGAGGACATTCACTTCATTGAAAGCCGGCTCGAGGATTACCACTCCCGGCTCACCGGCCTGGCTGCCGAGCTCGACGCCCTGCGCCGTTATCACCGCCAGACCCTTCAAGAGCTGCCGATGGGCGTGTGCTCCCTGGCCAAGGATCAAGAGATCCTGATGTGGAACAAGGCCATGGAGGAGTTGACCGGCATCGGCGCTCAGCGCGTCGTCGGATCACGGCTCGAGACCATCGTCGATCCCTGGAAGCAACTGCTGCTGGGGTTCATCAACGTACCTGACGAGCACTTGCACAAACAGCGCCTGGGCCTGGACGGCCAGACTCGCTGGCTCAACCTGCACAAAGCAGCCATCGACGAGCCGCTCGCGCCGGGCAACAGCGGGCTGGTGATTCTGGTTGAAGACCTGACCGACACGCAGATGCTCGAAGACAAACTGGTGCACTCCGAACGGCTTGCGAGCATCGGCCGACTGGCCGCCGGCGTTGCCCACGAAATCGGCAACCCAATCACCGGCATTGCCTGCCTGGCGCAGAACCTTCGCGAAGAACGGGAAGAAGACGCCGAGCTGACGGAAATCAGCAGCCAGATCATCGAACAGACCAAACGTGTCTCGCGCATCGTGCAGTCGCTGATGAGCTTCGCCCACGCCGGTGGGCATCAGCATGCCGACGAACCCGTATGCCTGGCAGAGGTGGCGCAGGATGCCATTGGTCTGCTGGCGCTGAACCGCCGTAATTTCGAAGTGCAGTTCTATAACCTGTGCAACCCTAACCACTGGGTCGATGGCGATCCCCAACGGCTGGCGCAGGTGTTGATCAATCTGCTGTCCAACGCCCGCGACGCATCGCCCGCCGGCAGTGCAGTACGGGTGAAAAGCGAGGCCTCCGAACACACGGTCGACCTGATCGTCGAAGACGAAGGCAGCGGCATTCCGAAAGCCATCATGGACCGCTTGTTCGAACCTTTCTTCACCACCAAAGATCCGGGCGAAGGGACAGGGCTGGGCCTCGCGCTGGTCTATTCCATCGTTGAAGAGCATTATGGACAAATCACCATCGACAGCCCGGCTGACCCCGAGCACCAACGCGGAACCCGGATTCGGGTGACCTTACCGCGACATGTCGAAGCGACGTCCGCCGTGAACTGAGACCGTCGAGAGAACCGAATCAATGCCTCACATTTTGATCGTGGAAGACGAAACCATCATCCGCTCCGCCCTGCGTCGACTGCTGGAACGCAATCAGTACCAAGTCAGCGAAGCCGGGTCCGTGCAGGAAGCTCAGGAACGTTTCAGCATCCCCTCGTTTGACCTGATCGTCAGCGACTTACGCCTGCCCGGCGCGCCTGGCACAGAGCTGATCAAGCTCGGCCAGGGCAAGCCGGTGCTGATCATGACCAGTTACGCCAGCCTGCGCTCGGCCGTGGATTCGATGAAAATGGGCGCGGTGGATTACATCGCCAAACCCTTCGACCACGACGAAATGCTTCAGGCCGTCTCGCGTATCCTGCGTGATCGCCAGACGCTGCAAAGCATGCAGGCCGAACGCGCCGCTACCGCAAAAACCGTGACCGGTGACAAATCTGGTCCGGACAACAGTAACGGCGAGATCGGCATCATCGGCTCCTGCCCGCCAATGCAGGACATGTACAGCAAGATCCGCAAAGTCGCGCCGACTGACTCCAACGTGCTGATTCAGGGCGAGTCCGGTACGGGCAAGGAATTGGTGGCGCGCGCGCTGCACAATCTGTCCCGTCGCGCCAAGGCGCCGATGATTTCGGTCAACTGCGCAGCGATCCCGGAATCCCTCATCGAGTCCGAGCTGTTCGGCCACGAAAAGGGCGCGTTCACTGGCGCCAGCGCGGGGCGTGCCGGTCTGGTTGAGGCAGCGGACGGTGGCACCCTCTTCCTCGACGAGATCGGCGAGCTACCCTTGGAAGCTCAGGCGAGGCTTCTGCGCGTCTTGCAAGAAGGCGAAATTCGCCGCGTGGGCTCGGTGCAATCGCAGAAAGTCGACGTGCGCCTGATTGCAGCGACTCACCGCGACCTCAAGAGCCTGGCCAAAGTCGGCCAATTCCGCGAGGACTTGTACTACCGCCTTCACGTGATCGCGTTGAAGCTGCCCGCATTGCGTGAACGCGGCGCGGACGTTAACGAAATCGCCAATGCGTTTCTGGCGCGGCAAAGCCTCAAGGCCGGGCGTAACGACCTGCGGTTTGCGCCAGATGCGGAGCACGCGATCCGACACTATTCGTGGCCAGGCAACGTGAGGGAACTGGAGAACGCGGTCGAGCGCGC contains the following coding sequences:
- a CDS encoding FecCD family ABC transporter permease yields the protein MLAIWLSLALGPVSLPMLDTLRALLHLMGVPVAEDNLQQAELIVGQIRLPRTLLGLAVGAVLAVSGVAMQGLFRNPLADPGLVGVSSGAALGAAVAIVAGASIGGLPETFQPYLLSICAFAGGLGITSIVYRLGRRDGRTSVSTMLLAGVAMTALAGSIIGLFTYLADDASLRTLTFWNLGTLNGASYARLWPLLLVCVAVILWLPRRAKALNALLLGESEARHLGIEVERLKRELILCIALGVGAAVAAAGLIGFIGLIVPHLVRLLTGPDHRVVLPASALAGATLLLFADIFARLVMAPAELPIGIVTVFIGAPFFLFLLVRGRN
- a CDS encoding Rieske (2Fe-2S) protein; this encodes MKYLCDSAALIEGKSLGFDVNEFKILAVRRGGQVYVYANRCPHRGVALEWQPDEFLDASASLIQCATHGALFLIESGECVAGPCEGKSLRAIDCSEDAQGIWINPVAPD
- the sfsA gene encoding DNA/RNA nuclease SfsA, whose product is MRFTPSLEEGRLIQRYKRFLADIETASGELLTIHCPNTGSMFNCMMPGGRVWFSRSNDPKRKLPGTWEITETPQGRLACVNTARANKLVEEALLDGVITELAGFTALKREVAYGQENSRVDFRLDYPDGPLYLEVKSVTLGFDDSRVAAFPDAVTQRGAKHLRELAALAREGVRAVLLYCVNLTGIDAVRPAAEIDAAYASALLEAAAAGVEVLAYGVELTPDEVRIDRRLEIHLSETRPLSPVPLD
- the gluQRS gene encoding tRNA glutamyl-Q(34) synthetase GluQRS, with the protein product MKNPSYTGRFAPTPSGYLHFGSLVAALASYLDARSVGGKWLMRMEDLDPPREVQGAQAGILQTLEAYGFEWDGELVRQSDRHEAYQEIINRWFNHGLAYACTCSRKQLEDYNGIYPGFCRNAGHSPEDAAIRIRVPELEYRFEDRVQGEFRQHLGRDAGDFIIRRRDGFYAYQLAVVLDDGWQGVTDIVRGADLLDSTPRQLYLQELLGLPQPRYLHVPLITQPDGHKLGKSYRSPPLPPDQATPLLLRGLRALGQKTPGELNDATPRAVLDWAIAHWNADSIPRLGAIEEARID
- the dksA gene encoding RNA polymerase-binding protein DksA codes for the protein MPTEEKQKSTPAISGFEPYVATKGEEYMGEPMRKHFTKILSQWKQDLMVEVDRTVVHMKDEAANFPDPADRASQEEEFALELRARDRERKLIKKIDKTLQLIQDKEYGWCESCGVEIGIKRLEARPTADMCVDCKSLAEIKEKQVGK
- a CDS encoding sensor histidine kinase — protein: MPMSFSLTQMILVSAAYLTVLFGVAWISERGLIPRWIIRHPLTYILSLGVYASAWAFYGTVGLAYEYGYGFLSSYLGVSGAFLLAPVLLYPILKITRTYQLSSLADLFAFRFRSTWAGALTTIFMLIGVLPLLALQIQAVADSIGILTREPVRNYVAFAFCVLITLFTIFFGSRHIATREKHEGLVFAIAFESVIKLVAIGGIGLYALYGVFDGPQSLEQWLLQNQSALAALHTPLQEGPWRTLLLVFFASAIVMPHMYHMTFTENLNPRSLVSASWGLPLFLLLMSLAVPLVLWAGLKLGATTSPEYFTLGIGIAAHSKTLALLGYIGGLSAASGLIIVTTLALSGMALNHLVLPLYQPPAEGNIYRWLKWTRRGLIVAIIMAGFGFYLLLGAKQNLANLGIVAFVATLQFLPGVLSVLYWPAANRRGFMAGLIAGIAVWTFSMLLPLIGDFQGFYIPLLNMIYVLDDTSWHMAAIASLAANVLVFTLISLFSNPSPEEASAAEACAVDNVRRPQRRELHAASPQEFATQLAKPLGAKAAQKEVEQALRDLYLPFDERRPYALRRLRDRIEANLSGLMGPSVAQDMVETFLPYKSGSENYVTEDIHFIESRLEDYHSRLTGLAAELDALRRYHRQTLQELPMGVCSLAKDQEILMWNKAMEELTGIGAQRVVGSRLETIVDPWKQLLLGFINVPDEHLHKQRLGLDGQTRWLNLHKAAIDEPLAPGNSGLVILVEDLTDTQMLEDKLVHSERLASIGRLAAGVAHEIGNPITGIACLAQNLREEREEDAELTEISSQIIEQTKRVSRIVQSLMSFAHAGGHQHADEPVCLAEVAQDAIGLLALNRRNFEVQFYNLCNPNHWVDGDPQRLAQVLINLLSNARDASPAGSAVRVKSEASEHTVDLIVEDEGSGIPKAIMDRLFEPFFTTKDPGEGTGLGLALVYSIVEEHYGQITIDSPADPEHQRGTRIRVTLPRHVEATSAVN
- a CDS encoding pyridoxal phosphate-dependent aminotransferase is translated as MPQPYSARSRAIEPFHVMALLARANELQAAGHDVIHLEIGEPDFTTAEPIIKAGQAALAAGKTRYTAARGLPELREAISGFYAQRYGVNVDPGRILITPGGSGALLLAASLLVDPGKHWLLADPGYPCNRHFLRLVEGAAQLVPVGPDVRYQLTADLVAQHWNEDSVGALVASPANPTGTLLHRDELAALSASLKARDGHLVVDEIYHGLTYGTDASSVLEVDNDAFVLNSFSKYFGMTGWRLGWLVAPEAAVGDLEKLAQNLYISAPSMAQSAALACFEPQTLEILEQRRAEFARRRDFLLPALRELGFTIAVEPEGAFYLYADISAFGGDAFAFCHHFLETEHVAFTPGLDFGRYRAGHHVRFAYTQSLPRLQEAVERIGRGLRSWQG
- the deoC gene encoding deoxyribose-phosphate aldolase; this encodes MNDINAAIDVYEVDASLAQLAIGLMELASLNADDTPEKIVALCHRALTPVGQVAAVCVMPRFAGLARRTLDSLHAREIKVVAAVNFPSGSASVSSAELETQAAILAGADEIDLVYPFYALLGGDRQIGAEIINACKTRCGRAALTVTLETGVLRDPQVIHGASCVAIEEGANFLKTSTGKHILNATPQASRILIAAIADSGAHVGINVSGNVRTLDEARVHMDLVKARFGPRWREQGRLRLGATSLLDDLLIRLGVGV
- a CDS encoding heme ABC transporter ATP-binding protein, yielding MMIAKDLGIIRDGKQVLAYIDLAVAPGQMLGVLGPNGAGKSTLLAALCGELAPSHGEVSLDDIPLKQWRGSERARRLAVLPQASTLNFAFKVEEVIAMGRLPHESGQQRDGEIIQHALEAADAMHLLGRSYLTLSGGERQRVHLARALAQVWPGEEGQVLLLDEPTSALDPLHQHTTLLAVRAFADRGGAVMVILHDLNLAARYCDRLLLLSQGLAYLSGTPQQVLTPEALMSVFGLDVLVQPHPERGHPLVITR
- a CDS encoding heme/hemin ABC transporter substrate-binding protein; its protein translation is MRFTSRLIAIVTGLFIAHLAAAASPEPQRWVSAGGALTEWIVALGGESRLVGVDSTSQHPRSVKSLPGIGYQRQLSAEGILTLRPNVLIGTEEMGPPPVIQQLRTAGVQVEVLSASAELPALQASLERLGALLGREGEARQLSDQYIHRLATEHQRVTQLKRAAPGVLLLVSHAGSAPMVAGAGTVGDWLITQAGGRNLAAHSGYNVFSTEAMSGLNPDVLVVSDRAQNSVQPREALLRENPLLAATRAVRDNRVIEIDPTLLVGGLGPRLPDAVKSLADAFYPDAALLNARVSSAQ